A region from the Variovorax sp. RKNM96 genome encodes:
- a CDS encoding ornithine cyclodeaminase codes for MTRFIDVHSLVRLVDETGVPQFLEALADALRDDFMRWREFDKKARVASHSHLGVIELMPVADDGAYAFKYVNGHPHNTSVGLPTVMAFGVLAEVDTGYPVLLSELTLTTALRTAATSAMAAQALARPDSRSLALIGNGSQSEFQALAFHALLGIEEVRVFDTDPHATDKLVRHLSACTPLEIVRARSVAEAVRGADIVTTVTAYQGRATVLTPEMIEPGMHINAVGGDSPGKTELHPDVLRRARVFVEYEAQTRVEGEIQQLAADFPVHELWKVLLGEVPGRESAEQVTVFDSVGFALEDYTALRYIHQLAIERGIGQKIALVPELDDPKDLFGLTASGRRRAVLRRAA; via the coding sequence ATGACCCGCTTCATCGATGTTCACAGCCTGGTTCGCCTGGTGGATGAAACCGGCGTTCCGCAATTCCTCGAGGCGCTGGCCGACGCGCTGCGCGACGACTTCATGCGCTGGCGCGAGTTCGACAAGAAGGCGCGCGTCGCGAGCCATTCGCACCTCGGCGTGATCGAACTGATGCCGGTGGCCGACGATGGCGCGTACGCCTTCAAGTACGTCAACGGGCATCCGCACAACACATCGGTCGGGCTGCCGACCGTCATGGCCTTCGGCGTGCTGGCGGAGGTCGACACCGGGTATCCGGTTCTGCTGTCCGAGCTCACCCTCACCACCGCGCTGCGCACGGCCGCCACCTCGGCCATGGCGGCGCAGGCCCTTGCGCGGCCCGATTCGCGCAGCCTCGCATTGATCGGCAACGGCTCGCAGAGCGAGTTCCAGGCGCTGGCTTTCCACGCGCTGCTGGGCATCGAGGAAGTGCGCGTGTTCGACACCGACCCGCACGCCACCGACAAGCTGGTGCGGCATCTCTCGGCCTGCACGCCGCTGGAGATCGTGCGCGCCCGCTCCGTCGCCGAGGCGGTGCGCGGCGCGGACATCGTCACCACCGTCACCGCCTACCAGGGCCGCGCGACCGTGCTCACGCCCGAGATGATCGAGCCGGGCATGCACATCAATGCGGTCGGCGGCGATTCACCCGGCAAGACCGAGCTGCACCCCGATGTGCTGCGCCGCGCGCGCGTGTTCGTCGAGTACGAGGCGCAGACCCGCGTCGAGGGCGAGATCCAGCAACTGGCGGCCGATTTCCCGGTGCATGAACTGTGGAAGGTGCTGCTCGGCGAAGTGCCCGGGCGTGAGAGCGCCGAGCAGGTCACGGTGTTCGATTCGGTCGGCTTCGCGCTGGAGGACTACACCGCGCTGCGCTACATCCACCAGCTCGCCATCGAGCGCGGCATCGGCCAGAAGATCGCGCTGGTGCCGGAGCTCGACGACCCGAAGGACCTGTTCGGGCTCACCGCGTCCGGCAGGCGCCGGGCGGTGCTGCGGCGTGCGGCATGA
- the uvrA gene encoding excinuclease ABC subunit UvrA → MTQGSIRIRGARQHNLQNLDLDIRTGEMTVVTGPSGSGKSSLVFDTLYAEGQRRYVETFSAYARQFLDRMDKPAVDKVEGVPPAIAIDQTNPVRSSRSTVGTMTELNDHLKLLYARAAQLFDRETALPVRHDSPDSIYAQIAERAAAAGDPRLVVTFPVELPAGTSAEEVTQWLSASGFTRVQSEREVATPTGPRKVLDVVADRFRISSAERSRVVEAIEVALKRGSGRVTVHATGAEENAPTDVWKFSTGLHCPESDIRYTDPIPSMFSFNSAVGACDTCRGFGRVIGVDLGLVIPNDKLTLRAGAIKTIQTPAWKEAQDDLMRHAEAAGVPRDTPWNKLTDEQKHWVIEGTPNYKEGNWNKQWYGVRRFFAYLESKAYKMHIRVLLSKYRSYTQCPVCSGARLKLDSLLWRIGSKEDADAVLDPSKRFMPTGVKWTRAQLEALPGLCLHDLMLLPIERLRRFFDRVEHHGNGSPASEGEAQALKLLFEEITTRLRYLHDVGIGYLTLDRQSRTLSGGEVQRINLTTALGTSLVNTLFVLDEPSIGLHPRDMNRITEAMLRLRDAGNTLVVVEHDPAVMLAADRVIDMGPGPGIRGGQIVFDGTTDQLRDADTLTGQYLGGRKKIGMGFKRLVSENTHRLILEGAREHNLQNVTVEFPLARLVCVTGVSGSGKSTLIQDVLAPALMRHFGKATETPGAHDRLLGADHLGDVVFVDQSPIGKTARSNPASYVGAWDAIREIFATAALSRQRGYTASKFSFNSGDGRCPTCGGSGFEHVEMQFLSDVYLRCPDCDGKRYRPEILEVRVERKGKNYNVADVLDLTVAEAAAVFEADRDVLRVLQPISDVGLDYVKLGQPVPTLSGGEAQRLKLAGFLAEAAKSATASKQSVARKGTLFLFDEPTTGLHFDDIARLMRALRKLLDAGHSLIVIEHNLDVIRASDWLIDLGPEGGEGGGKVVAEGTPEQLRENRASLTGAALADYELAIGPEAYKVAERAARRYIANAKTAPGSNAIEIVNAREHNLKNLSVDIPRGKFSVVTGVSGSGKSTLAFDILFNEGQRRYLESLNAYARSIVQPAGRPEVDAVYGIPPTVAIEQRLSRGGRKSTVGTTTEVWHFLRLLYVKLGIQHCIHDGAAVQPQTPDSIAAQLMRNFKGQHIGLLAPLVSNRKGVYTELADWARPRGFTHLRVDGDFLPTTGFPRIDRFKEHSIELPVASLDVLPSKETELREALTKALEHGKGVVHVLSHLDGLKAAMMAGVSAAGIGRVNVFSTLRACPVCSTSYAELDPRLFSYNSKHGWCPDCVGTGVKLSKDQRKVFDDSIRDDDNKGREQTFAEPEVEDLADTACPTCEGTRLNATARAVGFGTAADGSGGIGITELARMSVTEVRQWFEGLVLTGREAEIARDLVPEIKSRLEFLEEVGLGYLTLDRGAPTLSGGEAQRIRLAAQLGSNLQGVCYVLDEPTIGLHARDNQILLNALHKLGEKGNTLVVVEHDEDTIRRADHIIDIGPSAGKRGGRLVAEGSVADIEAAGDSQTGRYLRDAIKHPLQARRLVPSPNPKAQDNGEWLTVHGADLHNLQDVTATLPLHRLVVVTGVSGSGKSTLARDVLLASVQGIVIQRMTKAGRDADAAGKRAAWSGCSKVEGYETIDRVLEVDQTPIGKTPRSCPATYIGFWDTIRKLFADTLEAKARGYGPARFSFNTGEGRCPGCEGAGVRTIEMSFLPDVKVPCEVCHGARFNPETLAVSWRGKSIGDVLKMEVDEAVEFFAAMPNISHPLQLLKDVGLGYLTLGQPSPTLSGGEAQRIKLVTELSKVRDDITRRGQKAPHTLYVLDEPTVGLHMADVEKLIHVLHRLVNGGHSVVVIEHDLDLIAEADWIIDLGPEGGNAGGRIVAAAPPEEVVRLATHTGVALAPVLAR, encoded by the coding sequence ATGACACAGGGCTCCATCCGGATTCGCGGCGCGCGCCAGCACAACCTCCAGAACCTCGACCTCGACATCCGCACAGGCGAGATGACCGTGGTCACCGGGCCGAGCGGCTCGGGCAAATCGAGCCTCGTGTTCGACACCCTCTACGCCGAAGGCCAGCGGCGTTATGTGGAAACCTTCTCCGCCTACGCGCGCCAGTTCCTGGACCGCATGGACAAGCCGGCGGTCGACAAGGTGGAGGGCGTGCCGCCCGCCATCGCCATCGACCAGACCAACCCGGTGCGCTCCTCGCGCTCCACGGTCGGCACGATGACCGAGCTGAACGACCACCTGAAGCTGCTCTACGCCCGCGCGGCGCAGCTCTTCGACCGCGAGACCGCGCTGCCGGTGCGCCACGATTCGCCCGACAGCATCTATGCGCAGATCGCCGAGCGTGCGGCTGCGGCAGGCGATCCGCGGCTGGTCGTCACCTTCCCGGTCGAGCTGCCCGCGGGCACGTCGGCGGAAGAAGTGACGCAGTGGCTCTCGGCCAGCGGCTTCACGCGCGTGCAGTCCGAGCGCGAGGTGGCCACTCCCACCGGGCCGCGCAAGGTGCTCGACGTGGTGGCCGACCGCTTCCGCATCTCCAGCGCCGAGCGTTCGCGCGTGGTGGAGGCGATCGAAGTGGCGCTCAAGCGCGGCAGCGGGCGCGTCACCGTGCATGCCACGGGCGCAGAGGAAAACGCTCCGACGGACGTCTGGAAGTTCTCCACCGGCCTGCACTGCCCCGAGAGCGACATCCGCTACACCGACCCGATCCCGTCGATGTTCTCGTTCAACTCCGCCGTCGGCGCCTGCGACACCTGCCGCGGCTTCGGCCGCGTGATCGGCGTCGACCTCGGGCTCGTGATCCCGAACGACAAGCTCACGCTGCGCGCGGGCGCGATCAAGACCATCCAGACCCCCGCGTGGAAAGAGGCGCAGGACGACCTCATGCGCCACGCCGAGGCCGCGGGCGTTCCGCGCGACACGCCCTGGAACAAGCTCACCGACGAGCAGAAGCACTGGGTGATCGAGGGCACGCCCAACTACAAGGAGGGCAACTGGAACAAGCAGTGGTATGGCGTGCGCCGCTTCTTCGCCTACCTGGAAAGCAAGGCCTACAAGATGCACATCCGCGTGCTCTTGTCCAAGTACCGCAGCTATACGCAGTGCCCCGTCTGCAGCGGTGCGCGCCTGAAGCTCGACAGCCTGCTGTGGCGCATCGGCAGCAAGGAAGACGCCGACGCGGTGCTCGACCCTTCGAAGCGCTTCATGCCGACCGGCGTGAAGTGGACGCGTGCGCAACTCGAGGCGCTGCCCGGCCTCTGCCTGCACGACCTGATGCTGTTGCCCATCGAGCGGCTGCGCCGCTTCTTCGACCGCGTCGAGCACCACGGCAACGGGAGCCCCGCGAGCGAAGGCGAGGCGCAGGCGCTGAAGCTGCTGTTCGAGGAAATCACCACCCGCCTGCGCTACCTGCACGACGTGGGCATCGGCTACCTCACGCTCGACCGCCAGAGCCGCACGCTCTCGGGCGGCGAGGTGCAGCGCATCAACCTCACGACCGCGCTCGGCACCTCGCTGGTCAACACGCTCTTCGTGCTCGACGAGCCCAGCATCGGCCTGCACCCGCGCGACATGAACCGCATCACCGAGGCCATGCTGCGCCTGCGCGATGCGGGCAACACGCTGGTGGTGGTCGAGCACGACCCGGCCGTCATGCTCGCGGCCGACCGCGTGATCGACATGGGCCCCGGCCCCGGCATCCGCGGCGGGCAGATCGTGTTCGACGGCACCACCGACCAGCTGCGCGACGCCGACACGCTCACCGGCCAGTACCTGGGCGGCCGCAAGAAGATCGGCATGGGCTTCAAGCGGCTCGTGAGCGAGAACACGCACCGGCTCATCCTCGAAGGCGCGCGCGAGCACAACCTGCAGAACGTGACGGTCGAGTTCCCGCTCGCGCGGCTGGTGTGCGTCACCGGCGTCAGCGGCTCGGGCAAGTCGACGCTGATCCAGGACGTGCTGGCACCCGCGCTCATGCGCCACTTCGGCAAGGCGACGGAAACGCCGGGCGCGCATGACCGCCTGCTCGGCGCCGATCACCTGGGCGACGTGGTCTTCGTCGACCAGTCGCCCATCGGCAAGACCGCGCGCTCCAACCCCGCGAGCTACGTGGGCGCGTGGGACGCGATCCGCGAGATCTTCGCCACCGCGGCGCTCTCGCGCCAGCGCGGCTACACCGCGAGCAAGTTCAGCTTCAACTCCGGCGACGGGCGCTGCCCGACCTGCGGCGGCTCGGGCTTCGAGCACGTCGAGATGCAGTTCCTGTCGGACGTGTACCTGCGCTGCCCCGATTGCGACGGCAAGCGCTACCGCCCCGAAATCCTCGAAGTGCGCGTGGAACGCAAGGGCAAGAACTACAACGTGGCCGACGTGCTCGACCTCACCGTGGCCGAGGCGGCCGCCGTGTTCGAGGCCGACCGCGACGTGCTGCGCGTGCTGCAGCCGATTTCCGACGTGGGCCTGGACTACGTCAAGCTCGGCCAGCCGGTGCCCACGCTGTCGGGTGGCGAAGCACAGCGCCTGAAGCTCGCGGGCTTTCTCGCCGAAGCCGCCAAGAGCGCGACCGCGAGCAAGCAGTCGGTGGCACGCAAGGGCACGCTGTTCCTGTTCGACGAGCCGACCACGGGCCTGCACTTCGACGACATCGCGCGCCTGATGCGTGCGCTGCGCAAGCTCCTCGACGCCGGCCATTCGCTGATTGTGATCGAGCACAACCTCGATGTGATCCGCGCGAGCGACTGGCTCATCGACCTCGGCCCCGAAGGCGGCGAGGGCGGTGGCAAGGTGGTGGCCGAAGGCACGCCCGAGCAGCTGCGCGAGAACCGCGCCTCGCTCACCGGCGCCGCGCTGGCCGACTACGAACTGGCCATCGGCCCCGAGGCCTACAAGGTGGCCGAGCGCGCGGCGCGGCGCTACATCGCGAACGCGAAGACGGCACCCGGCAGCAACGCGATCGAGATCGTGAATGCGCGCGAGCACAACCTGAAGAACCTCAGCGTGGACATTCCGCGCGGCAAGTTCAGCGTGGTAACGGGCGTCAGCGGTTCGGGCAAGTCGACGCTGGCCTTCGACATCCTGTTCAACGAAGGGCAGCGGCGCTACCTCGAATCGCTCAACGCGTATGCGCGCAGCATCGTGCAGCCGGCAGGGCGCCCCGAGGTCGATGCCGTCTACGGCATTCCGCCGACCGTGGCCATCGAGCAGCGCCTCTCGCGCGGCGGCCGCAAGAGCACGGTGGGCACGACCACCGAGGTGTGGCACTTCCTGCGCCTGCTGTATGTGAAGCTGGGCATCCAGCACTGCATCCACGACGGTGCGGCCGTGCAGCCGCAGACGCCCGACAGCATTGCCGCGCAGCTGATGCGCAACTTCAAGGGCCAGCACATCGGGCTGCTCGCGCCGCTGGTGAGCAACCGCAAGGGCGTGTACACCGAGCTGGCGGACTGGGCGCGGCCGCGCGGCTTCACGCACCTGCGCGTCGATGGCGATTTCCTGCCGACGACGGGCTTCCCGCGCATCGACCGCTTCAAGGAACACAGCATCGAACTGCCCGTGGCCAGCCTCGACGTGCTGCCCTCGAAGGAAACCGAGCTGCGCGAAGCGCTCACCAAGGCGCTGGAGCACGGCAAGGGCGTGGTCCATGTGCTGAGTCATCTCGATGGCCTCAAGGCCGCGATGATGGCGGGCGTGTCCGCCGCCGGCATCGGCCGCGTCAACGTGTTCTCCACGCTGCGCGCCTGCCCGGTTTGCAGCACCAGTTATGCCGAGCTCGACCCGCGCCTCTTCAGCTACAACAGCAAGCACGGCTGGTGCCCCGATTGCGTGGGCACGGGTGTCAAGCTCAGCAAGGACCAGCGCAAGGTCTTCGACGATTCGATCCGCGACGACGACAACAAGGGCCGCGAACAGACCTTCGCCGAACCCGAGGTGGAAGACCTGGCCGATACCGCGTGCCCGACCTGCGAAGGCACGCGCCTGAATGCCACGGCGCGCGCCGTGGGCTTCGGCACCGCGGCCGACGGCTCGGGCGGCATCGGCATCACCGAGCTTGCGCGCATGAGCGTGACCGAGGTGCGCCAGTGGTTCGAAGGGCTGGTGCTCACCGGCCGCGAAGCCGAGATCGCACGCGACCTGGTGCCCGAGATCAAGAGCCGCCTCGAATTCCTCGAGGAAGTGGGCCTGGGGTATCTGACGCTCGACCGCGGCGCGCCCACGCTCTCCGGCGGCGAAGCGCAGCGCATCCGACTGGCCGCACAGCTCGGCAGCAACCTGCAGGGCGTGTGCTACGTGCTCGACGAGCCGACCATCGGCCTGCATGCGCGCGACAACCAGATCCTGCTGAACGCGCTGCACAAGCTCGGCGAGAAGGGCAACACGCTGGTGGTGGTGGAGCACGACGAAGACACCATCCGCCGCGCCGACCACATCATCGACATCGGCCCGAGCGCCGGCAAGCGCGGCGGGCGCCTCGTGGCCGAAGGCTCGGTGGCGGACATCGAGGCGGCGGGCGATTCGCAGACCGGCCGGTACCTGCGCGATGCCATCAAGCATCCGCTGCAGGCGCGGCGCTTGGTTCCTTCGCCCAACCCGAAGGCGCAAGACAACGGCGAATGGCTCACCGTGCACGGCGCCGACCTGCACAACCTGCAGGACGTGACCGCCACGCTGCCGCTGCACCGCCTGGTGGTGGTCACCGGCGTCAGCGGCTCGGGCAAGTCCACGCTCGCGCGCGACGTGCTGCTGGCCAGCGTGCAGGGCATCGTGATCCAGCGCATGACCAAGGCCGGCCGCGACGCCGATGCCGCGGGCAAGCGCGCGGCATGGTCGGGCTGCAGCAAGGTCGAAGGCTACGAAACCATCGACCGCGTGCTCGAGGTCGACCAGACCCCCATCGGCAAGACGCCGCGCAGCTGCCCGGCCACCTACATCGGCTTCTGGGACACCATCCGCAAGCTCTTCGCCGACACGCTCGAGGCGAAGGCGCGCGGCTACGGCCCGGCGCGCTTCAGCTTCAACACCGGCGAAGGCCGCTGCCCGGGCTGCGAAGGCGCGGGCGTGCGCACCATCGAGATGAGCTTCCTGCCCGATGTGAAGGTGCCCTGCGAGGTGTGCCACGGCGCGCGCTTCAACCCCGAGACGCTGGCCGTGAGCTGGCGCGGCAAGAGCATCGGCGACGTGCTGAAGATGGAAGTGGACGAAGCGGTCGAGTTCTTCGCCGCCATGCCCAACATCAGCCATCCGCTGCAGTTGCTCAAAGACGTGGGGCTGGGTTACCTCACGCTGGGGCAGCCCTCGCCCACGCTCTCGGGCGGCGAGGCGCAGCGCATCAAGCTGGTGACCGAGCTGAGCAAGGTGCGCGACGACATCACCCGCCGCGGCCAGAAGGCGCCGCACACGCTGTACGTGCTCGACGAGCCGACCGTGGGCCTGCACATGGCCGACGTCGAGAAGCTGATCCACGTGCTGCACCGGCTGGTGAACGGTGGACACAGTGTGGTAGTGATCGAGCACGACCTCGACCTGATCGCCGAGGCGGACTGGATCATCGACCTTGGCCCCGAAGGCGGAAATGCCGGCGGACGCATCGTTGCAGCGGCGCCGCCTGAAGAGGTAGTGCGTTTGGCTACCCACACCGGCGTCGCATTGGCACCGGTACTGGCGCGGTGA